The Acidianus manzaensis genome has a window encoding:
- the hydA gene encoding dihydropyrimidinase, whose protein sequence is MPLDLVLKNVKLFTIAGPFEGDIGIKDGKISKIQGDIQEQADKVIDLSGKYVVPGLIDGHTHMEFPFMGEITADDFYYGTKASIAGGVTTIVDFVTPAPGQDLVSAYQKWRSNADPKVVSDFGLHMIIRQVNSKILEQIPDVINKGVVSFKLFMAYKNELMLPDGELYKLIKRISDFGGVTGIHAENGEIINELIQDFLKEGKVDPVYHYYSRPDILEIEATNRISSIASMLGKDVKMYIVHTSTGEATDIISSYRKNGFRFYNETAPHYLMLNTEFLKRSDGFRYVMSPPLRSDEQRTKLWMRLASGDIFTIGSDHCVYSDAQKKRYKEEVPPFHEIPNGVPGTETILPLLFYFGVKKGIITMERFVETTSYNPARLFGLYPKKGVIMPGADADFAVIDPNKKVRISADVLHSNIDYTIYDGIEVEGWNTMTIRRGEIAYEDGQVIAKKGSGKYTPGKTPILL, encoded by the coding sequence ATGCCTCTAGATTTAGTCTTAAAAAACGTTAAATTATTTACTATTGCTGGACCTTTTGAAGGAGATATAGGAATAAAAGATGGTAAAATATCTAAGATTCAAGGCGATATTCAAGAACAAGCTGATAAAGTGATTGATTTATCAGGAAAGTACGTTGTACCAGGTTTAATTGATGGCCATACTCATATGGAGTTTCCTTTTATGGGTGAAATTACTGCAGACGATTTTTATTATGGTACTAAAGCTTCTATTGCTGGAGGAGTAACTACTATAGTTGATTTTGTAACTCCTGCTCCCGGTCAGGATTTGGTTTCTGCCTATCAGAAATGGAGAAGTAACGCTGATCCTAAGGTAGTATCTGATTTTGGTTTACACATGATAATTAGGCAAGTTAACTCTAAGATTTTGGAGCAAATTCCTGATGTAATAAATAAAGGCGTTGTTAGTTTTAAACTTTTTATGGCTTATAAGAATGAACTAATGTTACCAGATGGTGAACTGTATAAACTTATAAAGAGAATTAGTGATTTTGGAGGAGTCACTGGCATTCATGCTGAGAATGGTGAGATAATAAATGAGTTAATCCAAGATTTTCTAAAAGAAGGTAAAGTTGATCCGGTTTATCATTATTATTCTAGACCAGATATTTTAGAGATTGAGGCTACTAATCGTATTTCTTCTATTGCTAGCATGTTAGGAAAAGATGTTAAGATGTACATAGTCCATACTTCTACTGGTGAGGCAACTGATATTATTTCGTCATATAGAAAGAATGGATTTAGATTTTATAATGAGACTGCTCCTCATTATTTAATGTTAAACACTGAATTTTTAAAGAGATCTGATGGATTCCGCTACGTTATGAGCCCACCTTTAAGGAGTGATGAACAAAGAACTAAATTATGGATGAGGCTAGCATCTGGAGATATTTTCACTATAGGTAGTGATCATTGTGTTTACTCTGATGCTCAAAAGAAAAGATATAAAGAGGAAGTTCCTCCTTTCCACGAAATTCCTAATGGTGTTCCAGGTACTGAAACTATTCTTCCTTTATTATTTTACTTTGGAGTTAAGAAGGGAATAATAACAATGGAGAGATTTGTTGAGACTACTTCATATAATCCTGCCAGATTATTTGGCTTGTATCCTAAGAAAGGAGTTATAATGCCCGGAGCTGATGCTGATTTCGCTGTTATCGATCCAAACAAGAAAGTTAGAATTAGCGCTGATGTACTTCATAGTAATATTGATTATACAATATATGATGGAATTGAAGTTGAAGGATGGAATACAATGACTATTAGAAGAGGAGAAATAGCTTATGAGGATGGACAAGTAATAGCTAAGAAAGGTAGTGGTAAGTACACACCGGGTAAGACTCCAATTTTATTATAA
- a CDS encoding transcriptional regulator, giving the protein MENSKDAENKDNVKELLEFLSNNKALNNSVRLGILIALSNFEKLSFSELLEYTKIQKSSLLMHLQVLEEEGLIIIKKQFTLSGPRTFANITTKGKDTVKKYFELINKLK; this is encoded by the coding sequence ATGGAGAACAGTAAAGACGCAGAGAATAAGGATAACGTAAAAGAACTTTTGGAATTCCTTTCTAATAATAAAGCCTTGAATAATTCCGTTAGACTAGGTATATTAATCGCATTATCAAATTTCGAAAAATTGTCATTTTCTGAATTACTTGAATATACTAAAATACAAAAAAGTTCCTTGCTAATGCATCTTCAAGTTTTAGAAGAAGAAGGGTTAATTATAATAAAAAAGCAATTTACATTATCAGGACCGAGAACTTTTGCCAACATAACCACTAAGGGAAAAGACACAGTAAAGAAATATTTCGAATTAATAAATAAATTAAAATAA
- a CDS encoding carbon-nitrogen hydrolase family protein, with protein MVKVAMIQMGGLESKEANIKKALDYAKSAVKDGAELIVYNELFTTQYFAAVEDPKFFDLAEYDDGPTVKTFQEFSKQYKIGMVITIFEEDKKLRGLYYDTSIFIKDGTVLGKYRKTQIPQVPGYYEKFYFKPGKEYPVFDFGEYKVGGVICYDRHFPEGVRILTLKGADIITIPTTTNFYPETWELELRAHAAFNTVYVVGVNRTPEVFQGKEISYFGKSLVADPIGRIVKEMDSTEGYEIVDIDLNLIRERRKKAPFLRDRKPENYTEISSIYIESLT; from the coding sequence ATGGTTAAAGTAGCAATGATACAAATGGGAGGATTAGAATCGAAAGAAGCTAATATAAAGAAAGCATTAGACTATGCAAAAAGTGCAGTAAAAGATGGAGCAGAACTTATAGTGTACAATGAATTATTCACTACGCAGTACTTTGCTGCAGTAGAAGATCCAAAATTCTTCGATTTAGCAGAGTATGATGATGGACCAACAGTAAAAACATTCCAAGAATTTTCAAAACAGTATAAAATAGGAATGGTTATAACAATATTTGAAGAAGACAAAAAACTTAGAGGATTATACTACGATACGTCAATATTCATAAAAGATGGAACAGTATTAGGAAAATACAGGAAAACACAAATACCGCAAGTGCCTGGTTATTATGAAAAATTCTACTTTAAACCCGGAAAAGAGTATCCAGTATTCGATTTTGGAGAATACAAAGTAGGAGGAGTAATATGTTACGATAGACATTTTCCTGAAGGAGTAAGAATACTTACATTAAAAGGAGCAGACATAATAACAATACCTACGACCACAAACTTTTATCCAGAAACATGGGAATTAGAATTAAGAGCTCATGCAGCATTTAATACAGTTTACGTTGTAGGAGTAAACAGAACACCAGAAGTATTTCAAGGAAAAGAAATATCATATTTCGGAAAAAGCCTAGTAGCGGATCCAATTGGAAGAATAGTAAAAGAAATGGATAGTACAGAAGGGTACGAAATCGTAGATATAGACCTAAATCTAATTAGAGAAAGACGCAAAAAAGCGCCATTTCTCAGGGATAGAAAACCAGAAAACTATACAGAAATATCTAGTATTTATATAGAAAGTTTAACATAA
- a CDS encoding polysaccharide deacetylase family protein, with product MIYVSLTVDVDAIAGWIGSYGGENSLCDLSRGEFAGKIGVKRLLELFRETKIKATWFIPGHSIETFKNEIIEVVNEEHEIGTHGYSHENPLKLNKEKEKKIFLRNIRLIKEISGKEPIGNRQPWWDLAPWTIENLEELGFIYDSSLMGDEFHPYYLRKGDNWYIIDYSKDPDYWMKPYEFGKPTKIIEFPVSWYLDDLPPQLFMKHPYYNYGWTNPDIVYGVLFREHFDYLYEVEKRGLLTLTVHPDVSGRVQGLKRLKELLVYIKSKPGVKMVTLEEAVELFKDGEI from the coding sequence ATGATATATGTAAGTTTAACCGTGGATGTAGATGCTATAGCAGGATGGATAGGAAGTTATGGCGGAGAAAATTCATTGTGCGATCTATCTAGAGGAGAATTTGCGGGAAAAATTGGAGTCAAGCGATTATTGGAATTATTTAGAGAAACTAAAATAAAAGCTACTTGGTTTATACCAGGTCATAGTATTGAAACATTTAAGAACGAGATAATTGAAGTTGTGAATGAGGAGCATGAAATTGGTACGCACGGTTATTCACATGAAAATCCCTTAAAATTGAATAAGGAAAAAGAAAAGAAAATATTTTTGCGTAATATAAGATTAATAAAGGAAATCTCTGGAAAAGAACCGATAGGAAATAGACAACCGTGGTGGGATTTAGCTCCATGGACAATAGAAAACTTAGAAGAATTAGGATTTATATATGATAGTAGCCTAATGGGAGACGAGTTTCATCCTTACTATTTACGTAAGGGAGATAATTGGTATATAATAGATTATTCAAAAGATCCAGATTATTGGATGAAGCCATATGAATTTGGAAAACCTACTAAAATAATTGAATTTCCAGTTTCGTGGTATCTTGACGATTTACCTCCTCAATTATTTATGAAGCATCCGTATTACAATTATGGATGGACGAATCCCGATATAGTTTACGGTGTTCTATTCAGAGAACATTTTGACTATTTATATGAAGTAGAAAAAAGAGGTTTACTTACTCTTACAGTTCACCCAGACGTAAGTGGAAGAGTCCAAGGATTGAAGAGATTAAAAGAATTATTAGTTTATATAAAATCAAAACCTGGAGTCAAGATGGTAACACTAGAAGAAGCTGTAGAACTTTTTAAAGATGGAGAAATTTAG
- a CDS encoding metal-dependent hydrolase family protein: MKLAIIGKIFDGEKIIDRGTVLVEDNSISRIEEGIEKREENVIEGDFIMPGLIDAHLHFFGVEEDNLLAWNVVDEIDVAIRSTRDMERLLRSGFTTVRDLGSKVAVRLDKLQRNGEIIGPTVIASGYSLAITGGNDDPKDLPIDIAQRLSYSFYCDSPYECRKAVRMAIRQGARVIKVYSSGAFSQGGKIMPGFALDELKAIVEESHRFGLKVASHAYGKEAIMNSILAGVDTIEHGLGLDEETAELIKEKGICYIPTLATYEIPFEVSPEVKPYREELVRKHFSDDMKIAVNYGLKIATGTDYVGSKKRSHGQNYREAVLLSKYMSNLEVLKASTANSAECIDVKAGYLKEGYKADIVVIKGDPSKNIEDLSPNHIMYVIKDGKIFRGYGNYQT; the protein is encoded by the coding sequence ATGAAGCTAGCTATTATAGGAAAAATATTTGATGGAGAAAAAATAATTGATAGAGGTACGGTTTTAGTAGAAGACAACAGCATTTCTAGAATTGAAGAAGGAATTGAAAAGAGAGAAGAAAATGTAATTGAAGGAGATTTTATAATGCCAGGTTTAATAGATGCACACTTACATTTTTTTGGAGTTGAGGAAGATAATCTTCTAGCTTGGAATGTAGTTGACGAAATTGATGTTGCAATAAGAAGTACTAGAGATATGGAAAGACTTCTTCGTTCTGGTTTCACTACAGTTAGAGACTTAGGAAGTAAAGTAGCAGTAAGGTTAGATAAGCTTCAGAGAAATGGAGAAATAATAGGTCCTACAGTAATAGCATCTGGTTACTCATTAGCAATTACTGGAGGTAATGACGATCCTAAGGATCTTCCAATAGACATTGCTCAAAGACTTTCTTATTCTTTCTATTGCGATTCTCCATACGAATGTAGAAAAGCAGTTAGAATGGCTATAAGACAAGGAGCTAGAGTTATAAAAGTCTATTCTTCTGGAGCGTTTTCTCAAGGCGGTAAAATAATGCCAGGCTTTGCATTAGACGAATTAAAAGCTATAGTGGAAGAATCTCATAGATTTGGGTTAAAAGTAGCTTCTCATGCTTATGGAAAAGAAGCTATTATGAATTCTATATTAGCAGGTGTAGACACTATAGAACATGGTTTAGGCTTAGATGAAGAAACTGCTGAGTTAATTAAAGAAAAAGGAATTTGTTATATCCCTACATTAGCGACGTATGAAATTCCTTTTGAGGTTTCTCCAGAAGTAAAACCTTATAGAGAAGAATTAGTTAGAAAACATTTTTCTGATGACATGAAAATTGCGGTAAATTATGGGCTTAAAATAGCTACTGGTACAGACTATGTCGGGTCTAAAAAGAGATCTCATGGTCAAAATTATAGAGAAGCAGTATTACTATCTAAGTACATGAGTAATCTAGAGGTACTTAAAGCTTCTACTGCAAATTCTGCTGAATGCATTGATGTTAAGGCTGGTTATTTAAAAGAAGGATACAAAGCCGATATAGTAGTTATCAAAGGTGATCCTTCTAAAAATATAGAAGATCTCTCCCCTAACCATATAATGTATGTAATTAAAGATGGAAAAATATTCAGAGGATATGGGAATTATCAGACATGA
- the preA gene encoding NAD-dependent dihydropyrimidine dehydrogenase subunit PreA, with protein MIDLTIDFADVKFPNPFLVGSGPTSGNPQKIISAYRSGWGGVVLKTIGDSIVRKSVRPMYGAMRKNKELLAFENLELITEDPLEVWDKYLKIIKEEEIKIPIIASIMGGSDHTEWIKLAKWVEDRGASMIELNFGCPHGEPERKTGAFIGQHADLVYEYTKEVVSSVGIPVIVKLTPNVTDISEIAKAAENAGAKAVTAINTVNGIIGVDIEKAQPLPDVNGYSTYGGISGPAVKPIGLASVSKIYKSTKLQISGVGGIFDWTDAVEYFMMGAKTVQSVTYTMIRGFEFISEWKKELEEFMKRKQYTLEDMIGIASNKIKTYEFLEKVTKRRTSVDEEINNVRGEIYG; from the coding sequence ATGATAGACTTAACAATAGACTTCGCGGACGTAAAATTTCCAAATCCGTTTTTGGTTGGCTCAGGTCCAACTTCAGGAAATCCACAAAAAATTATATCGGCGTATAGAAGCGGATGGGGAGGAGTAGTACTAAAAACAATAGGAGATAGCATAGTAAGAAAATCAGTAAGACCAATGTATGGAGCAATGAGAAAAAACAAAGAGCTATTAGCATTCGAAAACCTAGAATTAATAACAGAAGATCCATTAGAAGTTTGGGATAAATATCTAAAAATAATTAAAGAAGAAGAAATAAAAATTCCAATAATTGCAAGCATAATGGGAGGATCAGATCATACAGAATGGATAAAGTTAGCGAAATGGGTAGAGGATAGAGGAGCATCAATGATAGAACTAAACTTCGGATGTCCTCATGGAGAACCAGAAAGAAAAACTGGAGCATTTATAGGACAACATGCTGATTTAGTTTACGAATACACAAAAGAAGTAGTGTCGTCAGTAGGAATTCCAGTAATAGTTAAATTAACACCTAACGTAACAGACATTTCAGAGATTGCAAAAGCAGCAGAAAATGCTGGAGCAAAAGCAGTAACAGCAATAAATACTGTAAACGGGATAATAGGAGTAGATATAGAAAAAGCTCAACCATTGCCAGACGTAAATGGATATTCTACGTATGGTGGAATATCTGGACCAGCAGTAAAACCAATAGGATTAGCTTCAGTTTCAAAAATTTATAAATCAACAAAATTACAAATAAGTGGAGTAGGAGGTATATTTGATTGGACAGATGCAGTAGAATATTTCATGATGGGAGCAAAAACAGTTCAATCTGTCACATATACGATGATAAGAGGATTTGAATTCATATCCGAGTGGAAAAAAGAATTGGAAGAATTTATGAAAAGAAAGCAATACACCTTAGAAGATATGATAGGAATAGCATCAAATAAAATAAAAACATACGAATTCTTGGAAAAAGTTACGAAAAGAAGAACATCAGTAGATGAAGAAATAAATAATGTAAGAGGTGAGATCTATGGTTAA
- a CDS encoding M20 family metallo-hydrolase: protein MDRVRKDIENIGKIGKDPNGGVSRPALSEADIEARMYVMREMEEAGLKVYVDQGGNIIGIKEGEINEPFITTGSHIDTVLNGGIFDGVVGVVGGLETIRLINENKIKNKFPIALIVFTDEEGNSFTPFAGSKYFAGLLKKDELHTIEGKYENIKFGDALKRFFEKSKAKVIEKFPYSIKNHFELHVEQGPILEKEGKDIGIVLGIVGVLRIWANLEGKQSHAGTTPMNMRSDPSIPLAKTILKVREIAKKDIVGTLSYINVFPNVVNVIPGSIKLGIDIRSLDKTELEELEKQISKYIEDESEKEKVKANISSYIEDPVLCAEENIKTIEKSVNELGYSYIKMPSRAVHDSQIMSRITKIGMIFVPSKNGISHAPDEWTDWNYIYKGVNVLYNTLKIITEAKNNKL, encoded by the coding sequence ATGGATAGAGTAAGAAAAGATATAGAAAATATAGGAAAAATAGGAAAAGATCCTAACGGTGGAGTTTCTAGGCCAGCACTTTCTGAAGCAGATATTGAAGCTAGAATGTACGTTATGAGAGAAATGGAAGAAGCTGGACTAAAAGTGTATGTAGACCAAGGAGGCAATATAATAGGTATAAAAGAAGGAGAAATAAATGAGCCATTTATTACTACAGGTTCTCATATAGATACAGTATTAAATGGGGGAATATTTGACGGTGTAGTTGGAGTTGTAGGAGGTTTAGAAACTATAAGACTGATTAACGAAAATAAAATTAAAAATAAATTTCCTATAGCTCTTATTGTTTTTACTGACGAAGAAGGAAATTCCTTTACACCTTTCGCAGGCAGTAAATATTTTGCAGGATTACTTAAAAAAGACGAATTACATACTATTGAAGGCAAATATGAAAATATTAAGTTTGGAGATGCTCTCAAAAGGTTTTTTGAAAAAAGTAAAGCAAAAGTTATAGAAAAGTTTCCGTATAGTATTAAAAATCATTTTGAGTTACATGTCGAACAAGGACCAATATTAGAGAAAGAAGGAAAAGATATAGGAATTGTCTTAGGTATTGTAGGAGTTCTAAGGATTTGGGCAAATCTAGAAGGGAAGCAAAGCCATGCAGGAACAACACCGATGAATATGCGAAGTGATCCATCAATACCTCTAGCTAAGACAATATTAAAAGTAAGAGAGATAGCTAAAAAAGATATAGTAGGTACACTTTCATACATTAACGTATTTCCAAATGTAGTTAATGTTATTCCTGGAAGCATAAAACTAGGAATAGATATTAGATCACTAGATAAAACTGAATTGGAAGAGTTAGAAAAACAAATATCAAAATATATTGAAGACGAATCTGAAAAAGAAAAAGTGAAAGCAAACATATCTAGTTATATAGAGGATCCAGTTTTATGTGCAGAAGAAAATATTAAAACAATAGAAAAGTCAGTGAATGAGTTAGGATATTCTTATATCAAGATGCCAAGTAGAGCTGTTCATGATTCTCAAATTATGTCCAGGATAACTAAAATAGGTATGATTTTTGTACCTAGTAAAAATGGAATAAGCCATGCTCCTGACGAATGGACGGATTGGAATTATATTTATAAAGGAGTAAATGTACTTTATAATACATTGAAAATAATAACTGAGGCTAAAAATAATAAATTATAG
- a CDS encoding ABC transporter substrate-binding protein produces the protein MHTLLKTILVVSMLLIVVGLVTDITTQASGVLIAPHSTLHVLPATYYTLYGPYIQNLNYLWQYTTTLPMYEALLNGQVQVLNSLPTTQLSQSQIASLKNNPNLYLYDSQTFSFIFLQFNFKYYPENNTYFRWAISDILNPSSVESQILEGGLLGATIPFYINPSVYPSYINSTTLTELSNIYNAHESYNIQRAKTYLQDAGLVYNPSLGEWTYSNGTPLKITIYIQEGFYNCPAWESIIEAGAQQVGLQNNIQFIPYAASQLETILQEQTYDIINYGWEGITFIVPEYYFIFGPGAPYNSFNDFVNSTINAQLTQAYTADPTFSQVVNNFQNALVELQYTEPYVILGWNTCPEPVYTNNYYGYVSSLGDGITNFQDVHEGFTSNGTLNYVIGTYDFAPPNFNIYFENFYSSELIWEVYWYPSTLTSLPSNPTLFNTPYIANYTVIHIPNATVNGHLIINGTEIVYNFVHNATWLNGMPVTALDYNFTIWYLDMGGFSSNPYNPSQDTVFIGDYCGEPVYINYTAEASDPSPIWFDAMPNLVTTIVPSNNPYQIQIYFNTTSYFTLCDTDEVVLPPYLFVNINPLELAPVDGQYTYHITELGEVPGGFPFYPYSYNASTGITLRTYAGYFQFNPLANLINVSAGSSYTLTVNMTQIVSAPYLYNGKPTGPYEVPISNASGVIEIMPYGSSKVIETIPLTHVSGSIYQATISTSGLSPNTPYTIFVNATYSAPITINGSALSTGGTHTMMTTRYFYRWYSIYPYSPTVIPVKVINATQPLKEVSFPSAPAPVTTNVTKVVPPSAVVPSNASTLDISMIAITVILSLIGVVVVLKFK, from the coding sequence ATGCATACACTATTAAAAACCATATTAGTAGTATCTATGCTACTTATTGTAGTAGGCTTAGTAACAGACATAACAACACAAGCAAGCGGAGTACTAATAGCACCACACTCAACACTACACGTACTACCAGCAACATACTACACACTATACGGACCATACATACAAAACCTAAACTACTTATGGCAATACACAACAACACTACCAATGTACGAAGCACTACTAAACGGACAAGTACAAGTACTCAACAGCCTACCAACAACACAACTATCACAATCACAAATAGCAAGCCTCAAAAACAACCCAAACCTATACCTATACGATAGCCAAACATTCAGCTTCATATTCCTACAATTCAACTTCAAATACTACCCAGAAAACAACACATACTTCAGATGGGCAATATCAGACATATTAAACCCATCATCAGTAGAATCACAAATACTAGAAGGAGGACTACTAGGAGCAACAATACCATTCTACATAAACCCATCAGTATACCCATCATACATAAACTCAACAACACTAACAGAGCTATCCAACATCTATAACGCCCACGAATCATACAACATACAAAGAGCAAAAACATACTTACAAGACGCAGGACTAGTATACAACCCAAGCCTAGGAGAATGGACATACTCAAACGGAACACCACTCAAAATAACAATATACATACAAGAAGGATTCTACAACTGCCCAGCATGGGAATCAATAATAGAAGCAGGAGCACAACAAGTAGGACTACAAAACAACATACAATTCATACCATACGCAGCGTCACAACTAGAAACAATATTACAAGAACAAACTTACGACATAATAAACTACGGATGGGAAGGAATCACTTTTATTGTTCCAGAGTATTACTTTATATTCGGTCCAGGAGCACCCTATAATTCTTTTAATGATTTTGTTAATTCTACAATTAATGCTCAACTAACTCAAGCATATACTGCGGACCCAACATTTTCACAAGTAGTAAACAACTTCCAAAATGCTTTAGTAGAATTACAGTACACTGAACCATACGTAATATTAGGATGGAATACGTGTCCAGAACCAGTATACACTAACAACTATTATGGATACGTAAGCTCATTAGGAGACGGAATAACTAACTTCCAAGACGTTCACGAAGGATTCACATCTAACGGAACTCTAAACTACGTAATAGGAACATATGACTTCGCACCACCAAACTTCAACATATATTTCGAGAATTTCTACTCTTCAGAACTAATATGGGAAGTCTATTGGTATCCTTCTACACTAACTTCGTTACCATCTAATCCTACTTTATTTAACACTCCTTATATTGCTAATTATACTGTAATTCATATTCCAAATGCTACTGTAAATGGTCATCTGATAATTAATGGAACTGAAATAGTATACAATTTTGTACACAATGCTACTTGGCTAAATGGAATGCCAGTAACAGCATTAGACTACAACTTCACAATATGGTACTTAGATATGGGAGGATTCTCTAGCAACCCATACAACCCATCACAAGACACAGTATTCATAGGAGACTACTGCGGAGAACCAGTATACATAAACTACACGGCAGAAGCATCAGACCCATCACCAATATGGTTCGATGCTATGCCTAATTTAGTTACTACAATAGTTCCTTCTAATAATCCATACCAAATACAAATATACTTCAACACAACAAGCTACTTTACATTATGCGATACTGATGAAGTTGTTTTGCCGCCTTACTTGTTTGTTAATATTAATCCTTTAGAGTTAGCTCCTGTTGATGGTCAGTATACTTATCATATTACTGAGTTGGGTGAAGTGCCTGGTGGGTTCCCGTTCTATCCTTATTCTTATAATGCTAGTACTGGTATTACTTTAAGGACTTATGCTGGGTATTTCCAGTTTAATCCTTTAGCTAATTTGATTAATGTTTCTGCTGGTAGTAGTTATACTTTGACTGTTAATATGACTCAGATTGTTTCTGCTCCTTACTTGTATAATGGTAAGCCTACTGGTCCTTATGAGGTTCCTATAAGTAATGCTTCTGGTGTTATTGAGATTATGCCTTATGGTAGTAGTAAGGTTATTGAGACTATTCCTTTAACTCATGTGAGTGGTAGTATTTATCAAGCTACAATATCGACTTCTGGGTTGTCTCCTAATACTCCTTATACTATATTTGTTAATGCTACTTATTCAGCTCCTATAACTATTAATGGTTCTGCTTTATCGACTGGAGGAACGCATACTATGATGACTACAAGGTACTTCTATAGGTGGTACTCAATATATCCTTACTCACCTACTGTTATCCCAGTGAAAGTTATTAATGCTACTCAACCTTTAAAGGAAGTGTCATTCCCGTCTGCTCCTGCTCCAGTAACTACTAACGTGACTAAGGTTGTTCCACCCAGTGCAGTAGTTCCTAGCAATGCTTCTACTCTAGATATTTCAATGATCGCAATAACTGTAATTTTAAGTTTAATAGGAGTAGTAGTAGTATTGAAATTTAAATAA